A single region of the Pseudomonas mandelii genome encodes:
- a CDS encoding DsbA family protein, whose product MILHYIYDPLCGWCYGAKPLVHAAQGVLPVIAHGGGMMSGANRKAVSPQLRNYVMPHDRRIAEYTGQPFGEAYFEGLLRDDTAVFDSTPPIAAVLAAEHIAGRGLELLGRLQIAHYVEGRRIADEAVLFELAKEIGIEPDAFASAFISTDSDRHIKDSRALLARVGGQGFPTLALEQNGHFTVVDISPWLGKPQAFASWLAQSA is encoded by the coding sequence ATGATCCTTCACTATATTTACGACCCTTTGTGCGGCTGGTGCTACGGCGCCAAACCGCTGGTGCACGCCGCCCAAGGCGTGTTGCCAGTGATCGCCCACGGTGGCGGCATGATGAGCGGTGCCAACCGCAAAGCCGTTTCGCCACAATTGCGCAACTATGTGATGCCCCACGACCGCCGAATCGCCGAGTACACCGGCCAGCCATTTGGCGAAGCGTATTTCGAAGGTTTGCTACGCGACGACACGGCGGTGTTCGATTCCACCCCGCCAATCGCTGCGGTGCTGGCCGCCGAACACATCGCCGGCCGTGGGCTTGAGTTGCTGGGGCGTTTGCAAATCGCCCATTACGTGGAAGGGAGGCGGATTGCCGATGAGGCGGTGTTATTTGAGCTGGCAAAAGAGATTGGTATTGAGCCTGATGCCTTTGCGTCAGCCTTCATAAGCACCGACTCGGATCGCCACATCAAGGACAGCCGCGCATTGCTGGCCCGTGTCGGTGGTCAAGGTTTTCCGACCTTGGCGTTGGAGCAAAATGGTCATTTCACGGTGGTCGATATCAGCCCTTGGCTTGGTAAGCCGCAAGCGTTCGCGTCCTGGCTTGCTCAGTCCGCTTAG
- the aguA gene encoding agmatine deiminase, with protein sequence MTTLNSTPRADGFYMPAEWAPQTQTWMIWPERPDNWRLGGKPAQAAHVAVAKAIARFEPVTVAVSAGQYENARARLDVPNIRVVEMSSDDAWVRDTGPTFVINNSGEVRGVNWDFNSWGGFDGGLYSPWNRDSQVGGKILEIERSQRYRTEGFVLEGGSIHVDGEGTLITTEECLLNRNRNPHLSRGEIEAVLSAHLAVDKIIWLPDGLFNDETDGHVDNFCCYVRPGEVLLAWTDDPQDPNYPRCQAAMKVLESSTDAKGRPFTVHKMPIPGPLYATEEECAGVDPVDGTQERNPSVRLAGSYVNFLIVNGGIIAPSFDDPLDGPAKEILQALFPQHEVVMVPGRELLLGGGNIHCLTQQQPAPHKE encoded by the coding sequence ATGACCACTTTAAACAGCACCCCGCGCGCCGACGGCTTCTACATGCCCGCCGAGTGGGCGCCACAAACCCAGACCTGGATGATCTGGCCGGAGCGCCCGGACAACTGGCGCCTGGGCGGCAAACCCGCGCAAGCCGCGCACGTGGCCGTCGCCAAGGCCATCGCCCGTTTCGAACCGGTGACCGTGGCGGTCTCTGCCGGCCAATACGAAAACGCCCGTGCCCGTCTCGACGTGCCGAATATTCGTGTGGTCGAGATGTCCAGCGACGACGCCTGGGTTCGCGACACCGGCCCGACGTTCGTCATCAATAACAGTGGCGAAGTCCGTGGTGTGAACTGGGACTTCAACTCGTGGGGCGGTTTCGATGGCGGTTTGTACTCGCCGTGGAACCGCGACTCGCAGGTGGGCGGCAAGATCCTCGAGATCGAGCGCAGCCAGCGCTACCGTACCGAGGGCTTCGTGCTCGAGGGCGGTTCGATTCACGTCGATGGCGAAGGCACCCTGATCACCACCGAAGAATGCCTGCTCAACCGCAATCGCAACCCGCACCTGAGCCGGGGGGAAATCGAAGCGGTGCTCAGTGCTCATCTGGCTGTGGATAAGATCATCTGGCTGCCGGACGGTCTGTTCAACGACGAAACCGACGGCCATGTGGATAACTTCTGCTGCTACGTGCGTCCGGGTGAAGTATTGCTGGCCTGGACCGATGATCCGCAGGACCCGAACTACCCCCGCTGCCAGGCGGCAATGAAAGTGCTGGAAAGCAGCACCGATGCCAAGGGTCGCCCATTCACGGTGCACAAGATGCCGATCCCGGGGCCGCTGTATGCGACCGAGGAAGAGTGTGCCGGCGTGGATCCGGTGGACGGGACTCAGGAGCGTAATCCGAGCGTGCGTCTGGCCGGTTCCTACGTGAACTTCCTGATCGTCAACGGCGGCATTATCGCGCCGAGTTTCGACGACCCGCTGGACGGTCCTGCGAAAGAGATTCTGCAGGCGCTATTCCCGCAGCATGAAGTGGTGATGGTGCCGGGCCGCGAACTGTTACTGGGGGGCGGTAACATCCACTGCCTTACCCAACAACAGCCGGCGCCGCACAAGGAGTGA
- a CDS encoding TonB-dependent receptor: MPAPFRLMPVTLGFSAFLSAGFTCAATTVLPETSISAEAEADDPRVKETSTATRTATPVRYVPQAIDSIKTSNVSDYGTNDLGTALSGIPNVSSGADTRFDSLRIRGFDASNDFYLDGIRDDSQYVRDLHNIERIEVLKGPAAVLYGRGSQGGIVNRVSKLPEFGRRSTIEAQGGSDDLRSLYADLSTDPSENISLRLNMGNMDQNSFREGVSGNRQLFAPSMSWQLTPDLNWLVQYEYSRYNRTPDRGIPGVNGRPADVGRDTTYGSEHDFIDDKSQSLRSKLSYELSDNWQLRHTLGVFKLDSDFDNTYLTGYTPATNKVTRQHWQQDLTTRNVYNNVELEGGFDTFGLEHRLLTGIEIGSQRRDPTLYNAATSGPGSSPVPALDLHNPNRDLRHTGRMQVSSDNHTEVESRAVYVQDQLRLNDQWQLLAGLRYDTFDIESTNKLRDISEDRDSHSTSPRVGLVWTPLQNHSFYASWTKTFSPVGGGLIGITPGAAGNSNDLSPELTKQKEIGVKSDWLDDRLSTTLAIYELELYNRRTSDPLNPTVTLLSGLQRSRGIELTGTGKIAGNWYVRGGVGVQDATVEKDNNGFEGKRISNVAKHNGSLFLTWKPEMGWYAETGLTLVGQRYADNLNTVVLPGYGRWDALAGFRQKDWDLRAALNNISDKTYYSSATSAAQIQPGEPRSLVVTGTYSF; encoded by the coding sequence ATGCCTGCCCCCTTCCGCCTTATGCCCGTCACCCTTGGGTTTTCTGCTTTTCTGTCTGCCGGATTCACCTGCGCCGCGACCACCGTTTTACCCGAAACCTCGATCAGTGCCGAAGCGGAGGCCGACGATCCGCGAGTAAAGGAAACCAGCACCGCCACCCGGACTGCGACTCCGGTGCGCTACGTGCCACAAGCCATCGACTCGATTAAAACCTCGAACGTCTCGGATTACGGCACCAATGATCTGGGCACTGCATTGAGCGGCATCCCCAACGTCAGCAGCGGTGCAGACACTCGTTTCGACAGCCTGCGTATCCGCGGTTTCGATGCGAGCAACGACTTCTACCTCGATGGCATTCGTGACGACAGCCAATACGTGCGCGACTTGCACAACATCGAGCGTATCGAAGTCCTCAAAGGGCCGGCCGCCGTGTTATACGGGCGTGGCAGCCAGGGCGGAATCGTCAACCGGGTCAGCAAACTGCCCGAGTTCGGCCGCCGTTCGACCATCGAAGCCCAGGGCGGCAGCGATGATTTACGCAGCCTTTATGCCGACCTCAGCACCGATCCGTCCGAGAACATCAGCCTGCGCCTGAACATGGGCAACATGGATCAGAACAGCTTTCGCGAGGGTGTCAGCGGCAACCGCCAACTGTTCGCGCCATCCATGAGCTGGCAATTGACGCCGGACCTGAACTGGTTGGTGCAATACGAATACAGCCGTTACAACCGCACGCCGGATCGCGGTATTCCTGGCGTAAACGGGCGCCCGGCAGACGTAGGACGCGATACGACCTACGGCAGCGAGCACGATTTCATCGACGACAAGTCGCAATCCCTGCGCTCCAAACTCAGCTATGAACTGAGCGACAACTGGCAGCTGCGCCACACCCTGGGCGTGTTCAAGCTCGACAGCGATTTCGACAACACGTACCTGACCGGATACACCCCGGCCACCAACAAGGTCACGCGTCAGCATTGGCAGCAAGACCTGACCACCCGCAATGTCTACAACAACGTCGAACTGGAGGGAGGTTTCGACACCTTCGGCCTGGAGCATCGCCTGCTGACCGGGATCGAGATCGGCAGTCAACGCCGCGATCCGACCCTTTACAACGCGGCCACTTCCGGACCGGGCAGCTCGCCGGTGCCGGCGCTGGACCTGCACAACCCGAATCGCGATCTGCGCCACACCGGCCGCATGCAGGTGTCCAGCGACAACCACACCGAAGTCGAAAGCCGTGCGGTGTACGTGCAGGATCAATTGCGTCTGAACGATCAATGGCAACTGCTGGCCGGTTTGCGCTACGACACGTTCGACATCGAATCGACCAACAAGCTGCGCGACATTTCCGAAGACCGTGACAGCCACAGCACAAGCCCGCGTGTAGGCCTGGTCTGGACGCCGCTGCAGAATCATTCCTTCTATGCCTCCTGGACCAAGACGTTCTCGCCAGTGGGCGGCGGCTTGATCGGCATCACGCCCGGCGCGGCCGGTAACAGCAACGACTTGAGCCCGGAGCTGACCAAGCAGAAGGAAATCGGCGTGAAGAGCGACTGGCTCGACGACCGCCTGAGCACCACCCTGGCAATCTACGAACTGGAACTCTACAACCGCCGCACCAGCGATCCACTCAACCCGACCGTCACCTTGCTCTCGGGCTTGCAACGTTCCCGCGGGATCGAGCTGACCGGCACCGGTAAAATTGCCGGCAACTGGTACGTGCGCGGTGGCGTGGGCGTACAGGACGCGACGGTCGAGAAGGACAACAACGGCTTTGAAGGCAAACGCATCAGCAACGTGGCCAAGCACAACGGTAGTCTGTTCCTGACCTGGAAACCTGAAATGGGCTGGTATGCGGAAACCGGGTTGACCCTGGTCGGCCAGCGTTACGCCGATAACCTCAACACCGTCGTACTGCCGGGTTATGGCCGTTGGGATGCACTGGCCGGATTCCGGCAGAAGGATTGGGACTTGCGTGCGGCACTGAACAACATCAGCGACAAGACCTATTACTCGTCGGCCACCAGCGCCGCGCAGATTCAACCCGGCGAACCGCGCAGCCTGGTGGTGACGGGGACCTACAGCTTCTAA